The Candidatus Eisenbacteria bacterium genome window below encodes:
- a CDS encoding sigma-54 dependent transcriptional regulator, with amino-acid sequence METRILIVDDDPFICRQLEELYSSQRYAVACAGNSTEGLRLLGEQDFSLAVVDLKIPGTDGIGLTREIKDRWPELDVIMITGYASIKGAVEAIKQGASDYITKPFQKEEILLATEKILEKRRLLDEINYLRSQLSDRYSFANMVSRNRVMHEIFETISVLAQNDATVLIYGESGTGKELAARAIHFQGKRKNGRFVAINCAAFPDTLLESELFGYERGAFTGAIHDRVGKIELSNGGTLFLDEIESISLNMQLKLLRILEERQIEKLGSNRLIKVNMRIICATNVDLASLVAEGRMREDFYYRINVVPMRIPPLRERIEDIPLLVGEFLRNSEMAKDKGINRLSNRALSQLMSYQWPGNVRELGNVIERAILRTSGAVIREVDLPGHASLGREAANGNGRQAGYDFEVPLKEYLRRAEKDYLARVLRKYRGGINLSAKHALVDAATLHRKMKLHGLRREDYRHRGKADPESLAN; translated from the coding sequence ATGGAGACACGCATTCTCATTGTGGATGACGATCCGTTCATCTGCCGGCAGCTCGAGGAGCTCTACAGCTCGCAGCGCTACGCGGTGGCGTGCGCGGGAAATTCCACGGAGGGCCTGCGGCTCCTCGGCGAGCAGGATTTCTCCCTCGCGGTCGTCGACCTGAAGATCCCCGGGACGGACGGGATCGGTCTCACGCGCGAGATCAAGGATCGTTGGCCCGAGCTCGACGTGATCATGATCACGGGCTACGCGAGCATCAAGGGCGCCGTCGAGGCGATCAAGCAGGGCGCGAGCGACTACATCACGAAGCCCTTCCAGAAGGAGGAGATCCTCCTCGCCACCGAGAAGATCCTCGAGAAGCGCCGCCTGCTCGACGAGATCAACTACCTGCGCAGCCAGCTCTCGGACCGCTACTCGTTCGCGAACATGGTGAGCCGCAACCGCGTCATGCACGAGATCTTCGAGACGATCAGCGTGCTCGCGCAGAACGACGCCACCGTGCTCATCTACGGCGAATCGGGCACCGGCAAGGAGCTCGCCGCCCGCGCGATCCACTTCCAGGGCAAGCGGAAGAACGGCCGCTTCGTCGCCATCAACTGCGCCGCCTTTCCCGACACGTTGCTCGAGAGCGAGCTCTTCGGCTACGAGCGCGGCGCGTTCACGGGCGCGATTCACGACCGGGTGGGGAAGATCGAGCTGTCGAACGGCGGTACGCTCTTCCTGGACGAGATCGAGTCGATCTCGCTCAACATGCAGCTGAAGCTGCTGCGCATCCTCGAGGAGCGCCAGATCGAGAAGCTGGGCTCGAACCGTCTCATCAAGGTGAACATGCGCATCATCTGCGCGACCAACGTCGATCTGGCGTCGCTCGTCGCCGAGGGCCGCATGCGCGAGGACTTCTACTACCGCATCAACGTCGTGCCGATGCGGATCCCGCCGCTGCGCGAGCGCATCGAGGACATCCCGCTGCTGGTGGGCGAGTTCCTGCGCAACAGCGAGATGGCGAAGGACAAGGGGATCAACCGGCTCTCGAACCGCGCGCTCTCGCAGCTCATGAGCTACCAGTGGCCGGGCAACGTGCGCGAGCTCGGCAACGTCATCGAACGCGCCATCCTGCGCACGAGCGGTGCCGTGATCCGCGAGGTCGACCTGCCGGGCCACGCGAGCCTCGGCCGCGAAGCCGCCAACGGCAACGGCCGCCAGGCGGGCTACGACTTCGAGGTGCCGCTGAAGGAGTATCTACGGCGCGCCGAGAAGGACTACCTCGCGCGCGTCCTGCGGAAGTACCGTGGCGGCATCAACTTGTCGGCGAAGCACGCGCTGGTCGACGCCGCGACCTTGCATCGCAAGATGAAGCTCCACGGCCTGCGTCGCGAGGACTATCGCCACCGCGGCAAGGCCGATCCCGAGAGCCTCGCGAATTAG
- a CDS encoding O-antigen ligase family protein has translation MPVTATTYDRPEGAPLVVRLAIALGLPMVGAMTVAGTYFGKEILICAGWIALSVVGFLFVRPVVGIAMMTAAFLLAAYPTLLQSLGMLTINNLLGLCFVVLLAMHVLEKRDFSFLRNRQVQIFIVIGLLLLAGSMYADWIFPTLRKTVGRAKVLDKTEDMSHNFIARLVYLVFFIVFVRDRRDIRTMFLTFMLALFVAVPSALYNMATGTLNRGFRIAASFTSGANPNRLAMICLIEIACWWFWSRARPTLVRQALALGAMAASTMVLFGTGSRSGLLGVGVLAVLLQRSPRGFRITAPQIGLLAAAGLFAVLTMVPAESWERMINFLPQRGEVGATSNVMREETIERAWQIFWDYPLFGIGLGNFREVSRQIYQDTFFRPPHNSYLWAASEGGILVVIGYVVLFWVTWRDLQVITRLAHRDPEIGAAAGAIRVIFILYAFFSAFADLWLNPITYAMIGMIIVMRRYVESLPEPVPVRIVGRPGMGRLAA, from the coding sequence ATGCCCGTGACCGCGACGACCTACGATCGTCCCGAAGGTGCGCCGCTCGTGGTGCGCCTCGCGATCGCGCTCGGCCTGCCCATGGTCGGCGCGATGACCGTCGCGGGCACCTACTTCGGCAAGGAGATCCTCATCTGCGCCGGGTGGATCGCGCTCTCGGTCGTGGGCTTCCTGTTCGTGCGGCCGGTCGTCGGGATCGCGATGATGACGGCGGCGTTCCTGCTCGCGGCCTATCCGACGCTGCTCCAGTCGCTCGGCATGCTCACCATCAACAACCTGCTGGGCCTCTGCTTCGTCGTGCTGCTCGCCATGCACGTCCTCGAGAAGCGCGACTTCTCGTTCCTGCGCAACCGCCAGGTGCAGATCTTCATCGTGATCGGCCTCCTGCTGCTCGCCGGCTCGATGTACGCCGACTGGATCTTTCCGACCCTGCGCAAGACGGTCGGCCGCGCGAAGGTCCTCGACAAGACCGAGGACATGTCGCACAACTTCATCGCGCGGCTGGTCTACCTCGTCTTCTTCATCGTCTTCGTCCGCGATCGGCGCGACATCCGGACGATGTTCCTGACGTTCATGCTGGCCTTGTTCGTGGCGGTGCCGTCGGCGCTCTACAACATGGCGACCGGAACGTTGAACCGCGGGTTCCGCATCGCCGCGAGCTTCACCTCGGGCGCCAACCCGAACCGCCTCGCGATGATCTGCCTCATCGAGATCGCGTGCTGGTGGTTCTGGTCGCGCGCGCGGCCGACGCTCGTGCGCCAGGCGCTCGCGCTCGGTGCGATGGCCGCGTCGACGATGGTGCTGTTCGGGACGGGGTCGCGCAGCGGGCTCCTCGGCGTCGGCGTGCTGGCGGTGCTCCTGCAGCGCAGCCCAAGGGGATTCCGCATCACGGCGCCGCAGATCGGCCTGCTGGCGGCCGCCGGTCTGTTCGCCGTCCTCACGATGGTGCCGGCGGAGAGCTGGGAGCGGATGATCAACTTCCTCCCGCAGCGCGGCGAGGTCGGCGCGACGTCGAACGTGATGCGCGAGGAGACGATCGAGCGGGCCTGGCAGATCTTCTGGGACTATCCGTTGTTCGGCATCGGGCTCGGGAATTTCCGCGAGGTGTCGCGCCAGATCTACCAGGACACGTTCTTCCGTCCGCCGCACAACTCCTATCTGTGGGCGGCCTCGGAGGGCGGCATCCTCGTGGTGATCGGCTACGTGGTGCTGTTCTGGGTCACGTGGCGAGACCTGCAGGTGATCACGCGGCTTGCCCACCGCGATCCGGAGATCGGGGCCGCGGCCGGCGCCATCCGCGTGATCTTCATCTTGTACGCCTTCTTCTCGGCGTTCGCCGACCTGTGGCTGAACCCGATAACCTACGCGATGATCGGCATGATCATCGTCATGCGGCGCTACGTGGAATCGCTGCCGGAGCCCGTACCGGTGCGCATCGTCGGCCGGCCCGGCATGGGAAGGCTCGCCGCGTGA
- a CDS encoding HU family DNA-binding protein yields MTKGQLVAKLADGAGFSRKQVDELLNDLVDTITKSVKKGESVKIPGLGIFRLRKMKARMGRNPQTGEAIKIPARKKVGFSVAKTFKESVLGKK; encoded by the coding sequence ATGACGAAGGGGCAACTGGTCGCGAAGCTTGCGGACGGCGCGGGGTTCAGCCGCAAGCAGGTCGACGAGCTGTTGAACGACCTCGTCGATACGATCACCAAGAGCGTGAAGAAGGGTGAGAGCGTGAAGATTCCGGGTCTGGGGATCTTCCGCCTGCGCAAGATGAAGGCGCGCATGGGGCGCAACCCGCAGACCGGCGAGGCAATCAAGATCCCCGCGCGGAAGAAGGTCGGATTCTCGGTCGCGAAGACCTTCAAGGAGTCGGTGCTCGGAAAGAAATGA
- a CDS encoding glycosyltransferase, producing the protein MTRVAYFAPLLATGGTQRHLQQVLGLLDRSRFTPEVFTLRPGGEVESELRHAGIEVTTLDVPGSLTTPRALSAVVRTARRLKAEGCEIIHGYQWRPALVGALIGRLARVPLLLASKRSLTGADDGARRAWRRIARQVDTVLVNAEALRTEGEAHGMRCRWTLLQNGIDADAFRVAVATPAAKRALGLASDRPVVGTVGRLEPRKGQDVLLAAVKRLRLRRGDRAQLLVVGDGPSAQELRQRASELGVAGDVTFTGTLDDVRPALAAMDVFALPSREEGMSNALMEAMAAGRPIVATDVGGNGEVLDQGRLGALVPPDDPAGLAAAIASMLDEPERAARFAEAAQAVVVARWGARAMVSRLEAFYDERLAANRRAA; encoded by the coding sequence GTGACGCGGGTCGCGTATTTCGCGCCGCTCCTCGCGACCGGCGGGACGCAACGACACCTGCAGCAGGTGTTGGGGCTCCTCGACCGGAGCCGCTTCACACCGGAGGTGTTCACGCTTCGACCCGGAGGCGAGGTCGAGAGCGAGCTGCGTCACGCGGGGATCGAAGTCACGACGTTGGACGTCCCCGGCAGCCTCACGACGCCGCGCGCGCTCAGCGCGGTCGTGCGCACGGCCCGCCGGCTCAAGGCCGAGGGGTGCGAGATCATCCACGGCTACCAATGGCGGCCGGCGCTCGTCGGAGCCCTCATCGGACGGCTCGCGCGAGTCCCGCTTCTGCTCGCGAGCAAGCGCAGCCTCACGGGCGCCGACGACGGGGCGCGTCGGGCCTGGCGCCGTATCGCGCGGCAGGTCGACACGGTGCTCGTGAACGCCGAAGCCCTCCGCACGGAGGGCGAGGCCCACGGCATGCGGTGCCGCTGGACGCTTCTCCAGAACGGCATCGACGCGGATGCGTTCCGTGTCGCCGTGGCGACGCCGGCGGCCAAGCGCGCGCTCGGCCTCGCATCGGACCGGCCCGTGGTCGGCACGGTCGGTCGCCTCGAGCCGCGCAAGGGCCAGGACGTCCTGCTCGCGGCGGTGAAGCGGCTCCGCCTCCGGCGCGGGGATCGCGCCCAGCTCCTCGTCGTTGGCGACGGTCCGTCGGCGCAGGAGCTGCGCCAACGGGCATCCGAGCTCGGGGTCGCGGGCGACGTCACGTTCACGGGCACCCTCGACGATGTGCGCCCGGCGCTCGCGGCGATGGACGTGTTCGCCCTCCCGTCGCGCGAGGAGGGGATGTCGAACGCGCTCATGGAAGCGATGGCCGCCGGCCGCCCCATCGTAGCGACCGACGTCGGAGGCAACGGCGAGGTGCTCGATCAGGGACGCCTCGGTGCGCTCGTGCCGCCCGACGATCCCGCCGGCCTCGCGGCCGCCATCGCCTCGATGCTGGACGAGCCCGAGCGCGCCGCACGCTTCGCCGAGGCCGCGCAGGCGGTCGTCGTCGCCCGCTGGGGCGCCCGCGCCATGGTGTCGCGCCTCGAGGCCTTCTACGACGAACGCCTGGCGGCGAACCGGAGGGCGGCGTGA
- a CDS encoding CpsD/CapB family tyrosine-protein kinase: MSRIYDALKKLEAERTGGGGGNGHGGGEGNGHGNGNGHGGNGGARRRLWQWLFGNGRTKTNGALSLNFQLGPDLEEAYQRLGTNLLVSPGATVAQGPKLLGVAASRHGEGATTTAAVFASILTRRRGGRVCVVEANLRSPSFERVFGAHPEGGFAELIRGERTLAEVTQSTQVPNMFAIPCGQAPLGASALFDSAGLAAALEQLRGAFDFVIFDLPPVNLYGEASIIGPRLDAALIVIEADRTRIPEVERSRRALERVGVKLVGSVLNRRRTYIPAFLEELL; this comes from the coding sequence ATGAGTCGCATCTACGACGCGCTGAAGAAGCTCGAAGCCGAGCGCACCGGAGGGGGTGGGGGCAACGGTCATGGCGGCGGGGAGGGCAACGGTCACGGCAACGGCAATGGGCACGGCGGCAACGGCGGCGCGCGGCGCCGCTTGTGGCAATGGCTGTTCGGCAACGGACGCACCAAGACGAACGGCGCGCTCAGCCTCAACTTCCAGCTCGGCCCCGATCTCGAAGAGGCCTACCAGCGGCTCGGGACGAACCTGCTCGTCTCGCCCGGCGCGACGGTCGCGCAGGGGCCGAAGCTCCTCGGCGTCGCGGCCTCGCGCCACGGCGAAGGCGCGACCACCACGGCGGCCGTCTTCGCGTCGATCCTCACGCGACGGCGCGGCGGACGCGTGTGCGTCGTCGAGGCGAACCTCCGATCGCCCAGCTTCGAGCGCGTGTTCGGCGCCCACCCGGAGGGCGGGTTCGCCGAGCTGATCCGCGGCGAGCGCACCCTCGCCGAGGTGACGCAGTCGACGCAGGTGCCGAACATGTTCGCGATCCCGTGCGGCCAGGCGCCGCTCGGGGCCTCGGCGCTCTTCGACTCGGCCGGGCTCGCCGCGGCCCTCGAGCAGCTCCGGGGCGCGTTCGACTTCGTGATCTTCGACCTCCCGCCCGTGAACCTCTACGGTGAGGCCTCCATCATCGGCCCCCGGCTCGACGCTGCGCTGATCGTCATCGAGGCCGATCGCACGCGCATCCCCGAGGTGGAGCGCAGTCGTCGGGCGCTCGAGCGCGTGGGCGTGAAGCTCGTGGGCTCGGTGCTCAATCGCCGTCGCACCTACATCCCGGCTTTCCTCGAGGAGCTACTCTAG
- a CDS encoding polysaccharide biosynthesis/export family protein, with the protein MRSQERQRAPWAMVLMFAVCAAACATHHPQPVDSNDVATEPAADAAPEAVAPEPAALLPAAPQSTTEDYRIQAYDELHVRFTYQPELNEQIPVRPDGRISLATTGEIAVIGLTPTELERLVERRSSHRLRKPEVVVVVTKVAEQRAYIGGEVLRPGYVVLQRDMTPLQAVLQSGGFRPTAKLDSVVLMTPGPDGRFTAARMNMDQVVNDGVPERVRLHPGDVVYVPRTWIADANIVVDQYVRGLIPALPRVGVGYSLSQ; encoded by the coding sequence ATGCGCAGCCAGGAGAGACAACGCGCGCCCTGGGCGATGGTCTTGATGTTCGCGGTGTGCGCCGCCGCGTGTGCCACGCACCACCCGCAGCCCGTCGACTCCAACGACGTCGCGACCGAGCCCGCCGCGGACGCTGCGCCGGAAGCAGTCGCCCCGGAGCCCGCCGCCCTGCTGCCGGCGGCGCCGCAGAGCACGACCGAGGACTACCGCATCCAGGCGTACGACGAGCTGCACGTGCGGTTCACGTACCAGCCGGAGCTGAACGAGCAGATCCCGGTGCGTCCCGACGGGCGCATCTCGCTCGCGACCACGGGCGAGATCGCGGTCATCGGCCTCACGCCCACCGAGCTCGAGCGGCTCGTCGAACGGCGATCGTCGCACCGGCTGCGGAAGCCGGAGGTCGTCGTCGTCGTCACCAAGGTCGCCGAGCAACGCGCGTACATCGGCGGCGAGGTGCTGCGGCCCGGCTACGTCGTCCTGCAGCGCGATATGACGCCGCTCCAGGCGGTGCTCCAGTCGGGCGGCTTCCGTCCCACGGCCAAGCTCGACAGCGTCGTCCTGATGACCCCGGGACCCGACGGGAGGTTCACCGCCGCTCGCATGAACATGGATCAGGTCGTGAACGACGGCGTGCCGGAGCGCGTGCGCTTGCATCCCGGCGACGTCGTCTACGTGCCCCGCACCTGGATCGCCGATGCGAACATCGTCGTCGACCAGTACGTGCGCGGCTTGATCCCGGCCCTGCCGCGCGTCGGCGTCGGCTACTCGCTCTCACAGTAA
- a CDS encoding right-handed parallel beta-helix repeat-containing protein: MLHRSLAVVALGTLLLAAPARGGNVHYVDDDGMDGFNCAGAPFRTINDALAISANGDEIRVCPGVYPEQLVLNQDIRLTGEAFGSRRAVIRPTALPATLPSLEGGNPIAAAILIDGSLVRITDIDIDLTDNTMTACSPMLAGVYFRNASGSAMRTQILNAWVPGRPDCDSGIGIFVESGVTDYVLGHPIFGRARVVVIDAAFDNYQKAGLVAHGPRTVLKVRGGHATAGAPVDGAAVPNGYQVGLGARGKLVDAMSTGHTTTTAGKLGAGILAWDSGKFTFRRDTVSANQVGIFVAGNDARVKRSILHDQTSDGIVLLGDSNLVSATEIDGTSVSGCFVNGDRNLLRGSFITHSPIGIWIINGIGNLFFGTNFGDVPLESRGVYGGVRPLTEQNAAPLLTSCSATSLTCDDGDPCSTDLCNLMTGTCSHGVTVCDDAIECTTDVCDPVAGCVFTPVPDGTPCTTGTANVCTGGVCT; the protein is encoded by the coding sequence ATGCTCCATCGATCACTGGCTGTCGTGGCGCTCGGCACGCTGCTGCTGGCCGCCCCGGCGCGGGGGGGCAACGTCCACTACGTCGACGACGATGGCATGGACGGGTTCAACTGCGCGGGAGCGCCATTCCGGACGATCAACGATGCGCTCGCGATCTCCGCGAACGGCGACGAGATCCGCGTCTGCCCGGGCGTATATCCGGAGCAGCTCGTGCTCAACCAGGACATCCGTCTGACCGGCGAGGCGTTCGGCAGCCGGCGCGCCGTCATTCGGCCCACGGCGCTGCCCGCGACGCTGCCGAGCCTCGAAGGCGGCAACCCGATCGCGGCAGCCATCCTCATCGACGGGTCGCTCGTCCGCATCACCGACATCGACATCGACCTCACCGACAACACCATGACGGCGTGCTCGCCGATGCTCGCCGGCGTGTACTTCCGCAACGCGAGCGGCTCCGCGATGCGGACGCAGATCCTGAACGCGTGGGTCCCCGGACGGCCCGATTGCGACAGCGGCATCGGCATCTTCGTCGAGAGCGGCGTGACGGACTACGTGCTCGGCCATCCGATCTTCGGGCGTGCGCGCGTCGTCGTCATCGACGCCGCGTTCGACAACTATCAGAAGGCCGGCCTGGTCGCGCACGGTCCGCGGACGGTGTTGAAGGTGCGCGGCGGTCACGCGACGGCGGGCGCGCCGGTCGACGGGGCCGCGGTACCGAACGGCTACCAGGTCGGGCTCGGCGCGCGCGGCAAGCTCGTCGACGCGATGTCGACCGGACACACCACGACGACGGCCGGCAAGCTCGGTGCGGGCATCCTCGCGTGGGATTCGGGCAAGTTCACGTTCCGGCGCGATACGGTCTCGGCGAACCAGGTGGGTATCTTCGTCGCCGGCAACGACGCGCGCGTGAAGCGCTCGATCCTCCACGATCAGACGTCGGACGGCATCGTGCTGCTCGGCGACTCGAACCTCGTGTCGGCGACCGAGATCGACGGGACGAGCGTCTCGGGATGTTTCGTCAACGGCGACCGCAATCTCCTGCGCGGCAGCTTCATCACGCATTCGCCGATCGGCATCTGGATCATCAACGGCATCGGGAACCTGTTCTTCGGCACGAACTTCGGCGACGTCCCGCTGGAGAGCCGCGGCGTCTACGGCGGCGTGCGGCCGCTGACGGAGCAGAACGCGGCCCCGCTGCTCACGAGCTGCAGCGCGACGAGCCTCACCTGCGACGACGGGGACCCGTGCAGCACCGACCTGTGCAACCTGATGACGGGCACGTGCAGCCACGGAGTGACCGTGTGCGACGACGCGATCGAGTGCACGACCGACGTCTGCGATCCGGTCGCAGGCTGCGTGTTCACGCCGGTTCCCGACGGCACCCCGTGCACGACCGGTACGGCGAACGTCTGCACCGGCGGCGTGTGCACCTGA